The Xenopus tropicalis strain Nigerian chromosome 1, UCB_Xtro_10.0, whole genome shotgun sequence DNA segment TTTATGTGCATTCCCTTTATAAGATCTTATATTAGCTATACAACATGAGATCAGTGTTTGGTCAGCAAATGTGGATGTGCTTGCAGAAACAAGTCATCAAAGAGCCATATTTATCATTGTTTTGCTCTCTTTTTTATGGTAATTGAACGGAGCAGAGACTGGGTGCACAACATGTTGCGGCAGATATACCCATGTGTGTTCTCATCCCCAGTATGGCCCTGGTGCATATGGCTATTATAGTTAATATTACAGTTTAATAAGGGCATGGTTGTATTTTCAGAATGGGGGTGGAGTGGGTGGTTGTTGCAGGGATACCATTATATAGAGAGGTTTGACAGATTTTGCCAGTAGAAAGACTGGGCACTGGGATCCTCAGTTTGTTTCTGACCTGGACACTATATGAaagaagtttgtatgttgtcCCTGTGCCTGCATGTAGGCGGTAAATTACTGTTACCCCCACTAAGAACACAAGGGTTCCGGGATTTGTAAAATccaaaaactttttatttcttctttcagGCAAGATTCACTCAGACACCAGCAAGAATTCTTAAAGCACAATTACACTTGTGATTTTGTATCAGAATACTATTCACAATCCAAACAGGATTAGACAATTCACACAGGCAGTTTTGAAACCATATTCACTGCCAGTCACTTCAGTTGTCCTTCCCACTCTTACCATCAGCCTCCAGTACCTTCCTAGGGGTCCAGTCAGCATTGCCCCCTTTACAAGACTTCACCCAGGGCACCAGACTTGCCTGGTAACCTTCAGGGGCTGATGTAAAGTAATGCACTAAtcatgttggcgctatataagaTTATGGAGGATAAAAAAACTCTCTGAAACAGGACATGTGATATTTCTTCCTTTATGTTTCTTATTTCTTTAGCTATCTTAATACAATATTATTCTCTTGTAGGTTTCCTTTAAGCACCACCATACTGAGAGCTGTTTGACATGGCCCAGAGTAAGGAACAGAGAATTTTGGATTTTGTGCAGCAAAATGCAGTTCATGGGGACCCCCAAAGTGTTATAGACCACATTGATGAATACTGCAGTAAAAAGGAGTGGGCAATGAATGTGGGTGATGAGAAAGGTAAGTAGGCAATGAATAGTTAGAACTACCTGCTCCCTGTTGCACTATTCCCTTTCCTTTGTTATGGAAACTAAGCTAATGCCTAAAGCCTGTGTCACATGAATTTGAACAGCCTCTGTGAGAAACAACatgtttgtaatttatttttattatttaaaatgtttagttttaaagctaCAGCCCAGTATCAgcgctgctaaaactctctctccTCTCTGAAGGGATTGCCtgacaccaacttgcattctgcccagAACTCCTgcacatgccttccctctcctgcttcatttgtatTTCTTTGATCAGATTGGCTGGATcctgccagccaatggtatcaatgATATGccaatgaagcaggagagggaaggcatgtgcAGAACCAGTTCAGTGTGAACTTTATTTATGTGGCTGCCTGACAAGTCCTGGTGTGGGGAATCCCCTACTGAGAGCAGcaatcctggtctgtagcttcaaaaccaTACATTTGGAATAATAAAGATCATATTTAAAGATGTTTTTCTTCtgacaggggctgttcaaattcagatTATTGTCTGGAGGTGAACATCCCATTTAAGTATtagccatatatacatatatatatatacatacataggcaCATAGATATACCTCTTGCATAAAAACAATACCCCAAGTGCAGGTGAAAGTgaagtaatgtatgtatgtatagctttatttataaagcgctagttatgtacccagcgctgtacagaagaATGGAAATAGAAAACAGACAACCCAGATATGTAAGTCTGCTTGTGAGGTAAGGTTGAGCTCAAAGAGTAACCAGTTGTACACACTGTTTAAACTACAGCATGCCAAGGAAACAATAACGCCATTGCTGCAGATGCTATATACTGTGTTTTAGCCATGCTTAAATGGGAACTGCTATTGATAAAAGTAGCCGCTCAGTACAATCATTGTATTTTATGAATGCATATGCAGCCTGTAAGGCAAAGGCACCAGCAGTAATGTTATGGGTGATCCATCCCACTATACCGATTGCTGAAACACAGAGGCCATTGGAATGTTGAAGTATTCTCTTTGCAAGctagatactgtatgtagggCAGAATTCAGCAAGCAGACTCCATGCTCAGTGGTTATGAGGTTTCAACGCATGTGTTTAAAGGTTTTGTATGGTGCAGTTTTTATCTACTGCTTATTTTGTTTGGTTCTGTATGTGCTGCTCTTTTCACTTGTCTCAGATATTCTCAACAGGTGATTGAGGAGACCTCCAGCTTGGTTATGAGATGTAACGCATGGAAGATACTGGTCTACTGAGGCCAAAATCACAGTTGTCTTACTTGGTGCATAATCTGTATGGCCAATATGGCATCACACTGCCTTTATTGTATGTACAGCAGAACCTAGAATACAGGTCTCACAGTGCAAGTGTTATTACACTAGTGAATGAATATAGCATCAGCTGGAAGGGTGTTACATAGCCATTGGCAGTTTGTAGTTGTACAGTGCGCATCCCTTTGGGCAATGTTTTCAGCCATTATTGGGGTGCAGTcatattattttatacataaacACTGCTTTAGATTCTCTATTGTTGTATTTCTCTCCACTGGGAAAGGATTCCCCTAAGACACTTCATATGGTTCATATAAAGTTGTGGCTCATAGCAGCCCACACACTAATGATAGAAATTGCTATGTGAtcagctgttaaaggaacagtaacaccaaaaatgaaagtgttttaaagtaattcagaTATAAttcactgttgccctgcactggttcaACTGGTgtctttgctacagaaacactactatagtttatataaataagctgctgtgtagccatgggggcagccattgtaCTGACTatatggggctttatctgttatctgctaagtaacctgtgccttttctccttttttaataataataataataataataataataataataattgtctgtctgaggcaaacacacaatttgtaccagtgcagggcaacagtgcattatacttgtatacaattttatgttttcaactttgagaaaggctgagggtcagccgaaacgtcagttcacctatccaataaaacaatttttttgtgcacCTAAGTCCTGCGAGAGCGGCTTCTTCATTTACCTTCTCTGTTCCCGTTtggaagactgcacccaggcatatttgTGATActaaacgtgagtgccagtggtttctatctttccacttttatttttagGTGTTACTGCGATATGCTTCTCCTTGTTAAGATCTGTATTAGCTATGGCATGCCAAGCAGAGTTGAACAGGACTTTAGCCTGTTGCACAGATTTTGTCCTTCACAGGGCCAGGGGGTGGTGACCAGTATTTAGCCACCTGACCAATAAATATTCATTCCAATGAGATGTTTATGCCATTTTGTGTTGTGCACTTTGTTTGTTTATATTCTTGTTctgtacctgtagtatcctgCAAAACAGGCTTTCCCTTATTCTTACTAAATCATGTGTTGTCCTTGCCAGTCATGCTGACTGCTCAGCTCCTGTAGTACATTCTGTATGTAGGCTTTGGCGCCACCTGCTGACAGGGAAAGGCACAAATATATTCTGCAATCTTTTTCCTTTCCTTTGCCATGGCAACATTTACATGTACTGGGGTTaaagttacaatttttttttatttataatagatTTTGCCAGACAGAGTAAATTTCCTTCCATGGAGGGGAGAGCAGGTACTTAGACTGTAGGATGGCAGTGGATaagatctacttggactttgccaAACTGGTTAATTAAGGAATATTGACATGAAACATAaaatttgtacttggatagagaactggctgaagattacaaagagtggtaaatggaacattctcTAATatggccagtgttgttagttgtTAGTtacttgctttttaacttgtttattaataaactAGAGGTGGCTATTGAAAGCACCTTCTCtgtgctgatgatactaaattgtgcaaagctaaAAGTCCCATGCAGGATTCTTCTACTTTGCAAAGCGATTTGACATACAGTAATTGGGCAGCAAATAGGCAAATGAAGTTGGATGGTGCCAAGTTATGAACTTGGTAGAAATAGCATAAATGTTAGGACTGCTTTCTGATAACCTCTTGTTTCTCCTATgtaacttggatttttttttttttttactaccgagtgctattctcatatctaccattgTTAGCAATACAGGCATCAGGGAGCTGctatgatatcactccaacttgcagctcagcagtaaagtgtgactgaagttcatcagttcattgttcttgaacaatcagaatatccaaggctattgtggtacaATTGGTGTAGATATTGGTTTATATATGCAAGGGTATAGATAGGTATGTAGAAGTATGTGTAAATATACACACTGAGgttatttggaggggttgaacttgactaTGTAAGTTTTCAATATACCGTAATAATACATTTACACTGGTTTGAGTGACTATTGAAAcactgtagcagaagccagtggaTAACAAACCTGTGAATAAGGAATTGGAGGGGTAAAGAACTGGCTTCTGCCAttttgtttatccttttctgTACAGCCGGTTCTGATACTTGAAACAAATACCGCTATCAATAGTGATTCCATTCACAAATAACTTTGaagctgtgtaataaatgtatatttgaaagttgcttaaaatcacattttctttAATCATGCAAAATGAATCTGGGAGTTCCCTTTTAAGGACTCAACATAAAGCACAATAAATGAGTGTATCTGTGCTTTAAATGATATCCCTTTACCAATGTATTACTCTCAGTAGCTAAGTAAATCACTTACAGGttgttttttatatacatatatatcctgTATTAATTCTCCTAACACAAAGTACTGTGTGTCTCCTTCAGGTCTGATTCTGGATCAAGTACTAAAGGAGACTGAGCCATTAGAGGTGCTGGAGCTGGGCACTTACTGTGGATACTCTGCTATCCGGATAGCTCGGCTGCTGAAGCCCGGTGCTCGACTACTTACTGTGGAAATAAACCCAGACAATGCTTCTGTTGCCAAGCAGATGATTCAGTTTGCCGGAGTAGAAGACAAGGTAAGAGCTGTGTATCCAGTGATGTCCCAGAGGTCCCGAGTGCATGATCAGAACCTTACGTTTAGGTTATATCTGAGGTAGGTTAGCACTATATTGGAGCCTGGAATCACCATTCTAATGGTATGAGCCTCTGCCATAGCCCACCATTCCCTGGATACCCTACTTGCTGACCATATTGCTATACTCTGCCTGGCTCctaacaatactttttttttttttttaatctcagaaGCAAAGTTGTGGTTACTGAAAAGACTGCACAGCTTATGTATCAGAGGCTGACCAGTTTATGGCCTGTGGGCTGGATATGGCCCTTCTAGGCATTGTTATACTGTTTGACTTATTTTGCATAGAAACTAGGGTGTTGACCTAATAGCAGTGCTGTAGATTCTACATTCCCAGCATGTACAGGCTTACCAAAGGACGGAAATGACCATGTCTCCAGTAATTCTCAGCCATGGCCATTAATGCCCAGACTCAACCCAAAACTATGCAAACTTTCTGTAATCCAGTCTCTTTTGGgattaaataaagatatacatacatacacacatacattaacAAGTGCCCCATAGAAATTGGGTCACCAGGAGGTGTGCATTTATATGGTAACAAGTCAGCCAATGGGTTTTACATATTTCTTTGGATGCTTTCAGTAAAATAGCTCTCAAGAGCACTTGAAGAGAGGGGGACTGTTCCTGAAACATTGCATTGTTGTGCACCATTTGGCAATGTTACACTATATGATACTAATatataagagccatgaatatcctgtaaattctatccttataaatggtgcttactgatgtcatcagttataatcagagcttaatgatgtaatttctgtcacatgacttcaCTGAAACTTGCatgttataataaagtaccccctgttttaaaatatgaggatattagaagtcaccttggagttccatgacctgtataaaagcacttataTGACCTATAATATCCCTGTATTTTACAATtgggggtattttattcactatatatgtataataatatatactcaTGTATATGCAACATACATTATTGCAAGTTTATAATAAGACAAGATGCCAACCCCATAAAGACAGATGTTTTAAAACCCAAATCACCAGGGCATAAGCTAGGAAGGCTGTGCTCTATTCATTTAAACACAGAGGCAATAAGCGTTGGTGCAGAAGCAAAACTTCCAGAAGTCATGTGCTGCACT contains these protein-coding regions:
- the LOC100135405 gene encoding uncharacterized protein LOC100135405 isoform X1 produces the protein MAQSKEQRILDFVQQNAVHGDPQSVIDHIDEYCSKKEWAMNVGDEKGLILDQVLKETEPLEVLELGTYCGYSAIRIARLLKPGARLLTVEINPDNASVAKQMIQFAGVEDKVQILLGSTETVIPNLRTQHGVKHFDFVFIDHFKNRYSPDTMLLEEYGLLRKGTVLLADNVVLPGAPEFLEHVRTSGRYDCTNYPAHVEYSDKVDALEKAVFRG